From Vicia villosa cultivar HV-30 ecotype Madison, WI unplaced genomic scaffold, Vvil1.0 ctg.000444F_1_1, whole genome shotgun sequence, a single genomic window includes:
- the LOC131628348 gene encoding uncharacterized protein LOC131628348 produces MVSVTSTGKTFVVGFTFLECERGDNFRWTLEVCRSVLKKQVDMPKAIVTDRDPTLMNVVAKVFPSSDALICRYHISCNVISKVKPVVGTKQAATEGGKAVKPGVIVDQMMDAWDRVANSSTKELNAYAVLQFRKICEKYPDLLKYIESTILDKVKEKFVCVWTDKVQHLGNTTTNRVESAHATLKNWLCSSKGDLCKAWDTINHMISNQHNEIQTSFGRSISVFEHRFKNNILYSQLIGNASRGGLNYIFHEVKRGETIGGDSAKRGCTIIITYGLPCACAIAKKVRFGKPVTMNEITHYWKRLTFDDDGCVEEDSNISIISELEAIQERFLKTDDNMKLYIKEQLQRIGFPETTDMKPPS; encoded by the coding sequence ATGGTCAGTGTTACATCCACCGGGAAGACATTTGTCGTTGGTTttacttttttggagtgtgaaagaGGGGATAATTTTAGGTGGACCTTGGAGGTGTGTCGctcagttttgaaaaaacaagtcGATATGCCTAAGGCGATTGTTACGGACCGTGACCCCACTTTGATGAATGTGgttgcaaaggtatttccttcttcCGATGCATTAATTTGTCGATATCACATATCATGTAATGTGATAAGTAAGGTTAAACCCGTTGTGGGGACGAAACAAGCAGCGACCGAAGGCGGGAAAGCGGTGAAGCCCGGAGTGATTGTTGACCAAATGATGGATGCATGGGATCGTGTTGCAAATTCGTCGACAAAAGAATTGAATGCCTATGCTGTATTGCAATTTcgaaaaatatgtgaaaaatatcCTGATTTATTGAAATACAttgaaagcaccattcttgacaaagtgaaGGAGAAGTTTGTTTGTGTGTGGACGGATAAGGTCCAACACCttgggaatacaaccaccaaTAGAGTTGAGTCGGCACATGCTACTTTGAAAAATTGGTTGTGTAGTAGCAAGGGTGATTTGTGTAAAGCATGGGACACCATAAATCACATGATTTCGAACCAACACAACGAAATACAAACctcgttcggtcggagcattTCGGTTTTTGAGCATCGATTTAAGAATAACATCCTTTACTCTCAATTGATCGGCAATGCATCTCGGGGCGGATTGAATTATATCTTTCACGAGGTAAAACGAGGTGAAACAATTGGTGGCGATAGCGCAAAGCGTGGTTGCACTATTATTATCACGTATGGTCTCCCGTGTGCTTGTGCTATTGCTAAAAAAGTGAGATTTGGTAAGCCAGTAACAATGAATGAAATCACTCATTATTGGAAGAgacttacttttgatgatgatggttgtgtCGAAGAAGATTCGAATATCTCTATTATTTCCGAATTGGAGGCGATACAAGAGAGGTTTTTGAAGACCGATGACAACATGAAATTATACATCAAAGAACAATTGCAGAGGATTGGATTTCCCGAAACAACCGACATGAAACCGCCGTCTTAA